In a single window of the Eshraghiella crossota genome:
- a CDS encoding DUF4352 domain-containing protein, whose protein sequence is MKRITRITIPVILSCLILSGCANSIELSSEHSDIIAEYAAGTLLKYSYDYKSRYKDLGNDVVYEPETESPTTEPATQPATTPGNNEETTSGNDNTNNWNISKDLGLGELTIEYKKYVITSEYPNDSSAMFSFTAQEGYTFIVFNFDITNKGTQDVLCNNSDDEKVVTLNLNGNTYYNNYANLMLNDITNLKNVTIKAGETQNGILVFMVPEDKATEIKSIVLTYKDCKLTVK, encoded by the coding sequence ATGAAACGTATTACCAGAATTACTATACCTGTTATATTATCGTGCCTGATATTATCAGGATGTGCGAATAGCATTGAATTATCATCTGAACATAGCGATATAATTGCAGAGTATGCTGCAGGTACTTTGCTTAAATATTCATATGATTATAAATCAAGATACAAAGATCTGGGTAATGATGTTGTATATGAACCAGAAACAGAGAGTCCAACAACAGAACCTGCAACACAGCCGGCTACAACACCGGGTAATAATGAAGAAACAACATCAGGCAATGATAACACTAATAACTGGAATATCAGTAAAGACCTTGGGTTGGGAGAACTGACTATTGAATATAAAAAATATGTAATTACGTCGGAATATCCTAATGACAGTAGCGCAATGTTTTCATTTACAGCGCAGGAAGGATATACATTTATTGTATTTAATTTTGATATTACCAATAAAGGTACGCAAGATGTTTTATGCAATAATTCAGATGACGAGAAAGTAGTGACACTTAATCTGAACGGAAATACATATTATAATAATTATGCTAATCTTATGCTTAATGACATTACTAATCTTAAAAACGTTACCATTAAAGCGGGTGAGACGCAGAATGGCATATTAGTTTTTATGGTTCCTGAAGATAAAGCGACTGAAATAAAGAGCATTGTACTTACATATAAGGATTGTAAATTAACAGTAAAATGA
- a CDS encoding chemotaxis protein, with amino-acid sequence MDTHILLENGTNELEVLEFIIGTNHYGINVAKVREIVPYEKITPVPNAHEYVEGIFMPRDTMISVVNLAKVTGNYNCCHSDSDMLIITNFNKLHIGFHVEQVAGIHRVSWEHIIVPDATINSVDHGITTGVIKMDDRIIIILDFEKIISDISPETGLKVKEIEALGERERNDYPIYIAEDSALLAQLIHDSLYKAGYVNIDISNNGQACYDKLVALKNQYGDKITDHVKCVITDIEMPLMDGHRLTKLIKSDDILKNIPVAIFSSLITEEMERKGRELGADIQMSKPEIGQLVSELDKLFSK; translated from the coding sequence ATGGATACACATATTTTATTGGAAAACGGAACTAATGAATTGGAAGTATTAGAATTTATAATAGGAACTAATCATTATGGTATTAATGTCGCAAAAGTGCGTGAAATTGTACCATACGAAAAGATAACGCCGGTTCCTAATGCACATGAATATGTTGAAGGTATATTTATGCCAAGGGATACGATGATATCGGTTGTTAATCTTGCAAAAGTGACCGGTAATTATAACTGTTGTCATAGTGATTCGGATATGTTGATAATAACTAACTTTAATAAGTTGCATATCGGTTTTCATGTAGAACAAGTAGCAGGTATACACAGAGTATCATGGGAGCATATAATCGTACCGGATGCAACAATTAATTCAGTTGACCATGGAATAACAACAGGCGTAATTAAGATGGATGACAGAATTATCATTATACTTGACTTTGAGAAAATAATTAGTGATATTTCACCTGAGACAGGTCTTAAAGTTAAAGAGATTGAAGCGCTGGGAGAAAGAGAACGAAATGATTATCCTATTTATATTGCTGAGGATTCTGCGTTATTAGCTCAGCTTATACATGATTCATTGTATAAAGCGGGATATGTCAACATAGATATCTCAAATAACGGACAGGCATGCTACGACAAGCTGGTTGCACTTAAAAATCAATATGGCGATAAAATAACAGACCATGTTAAATGTGTCATCACAGATATTGAGATGCCTTTAATGGATGGTCATCGTTTAACAAAATTAATTAAGAGCGATGATATACTGAAGAACATACCTGTTGCAATTTTTTCTTCTTTAATAACTGAAGAAATGGAGCGTAAGGGCAGGGAGCTTGGAGCAGATATTCAGATGTCCAAGCCTGAGATAGGTCAGCTCGTATCAGAACTGGATAAATTATTCAGTAAATAA